CCTGGGATGATGACATTATTGCTGAATGGAGTATGTTGATTGGTCAGAAAGGGTCAGAAGGTGGATCCAGGCTGAACCATGCCAACATTATCTTTCAGGTAGCTAAGGGTAGAAAGGGTTTTTCTTGATTCATaactttcattttccatataaGAGATGATAGATTAGCATTCAAAAGTAACTGAAAATATCCAGAAAGTTTTATGAATACCTCTGTGTTGGCTTGGTCCACTGCTGATtgaggggtggaggggattgTGGATGATATTATTTAGATCTCCAGATATGAAATGAGGATGGGGagagctttctttctttctcttgagCTTGTTTTCACATGACAGCTGTCTGTTACATCCAGTTttacttttggaaaaaaaattacttttttcttgtttctctttcaGGTGTATGACCAGTATGTAAATTTCATCAGTTTAGAGGATGACATGTTCACAATGAAACATCAAGGATCTGATTCACTCTCATATTATGGTACGTTGTTGGACTTGTCCCAGTACACAGCATTTTTATTTTACCTGGATTTCTTTTGCATTCTTGTTTGCCACTTTCTgcatagctgtcatgcaaaatgaactgaaaccagagccctatacatagccaagccccacagatctttctgtggttttccttgattgcttcatatgcttcGAATCAGCctgttgacagcatgttgccccttgtatacaccatcactccAATTTGCCTTATTGCAAACACATTCCACTAACCTGCATGTTTGGGCCGTCATCACTCAAAGTATCTGTTATCCATCCATTCTCTTGTCCTCGTTTATtctgctcctttttctctttacatctgacacatatactgttttagtcagtctctcctcactcatcctttacACATAtccaaactgtttcagcacacTCTACTTGGCTCTCTTAAACGTACTTTGCATATTATCACACTGCTTTCTCACTGTGTCATTCCTTGCTTGATCAATCctcatcacactacatattgtgcTCATGCTTTTAATTTCCAATATCCACCCTCGTCCATATTTTTTCTTATGTGGGTCCCACATCTCACAAACATACAGCACCATCGGGTCtacaataccatcaaacatacccatcttgctCTCACAAACAGTGAccactttttccacacattcgtaATTGCACTCAGGACCatagcctcctcacccaccatgtaGCTTATTTCATCCACTGCCATTTCTACTCCTAGGTATCTGAAATACTCTACTTCCACCAGGTTTTGATTTAAACTCATGCtccaagtttgaatggagaaaaactggaggaagtaaagtgttttagatgtctgggagtggatctggcagcggatggaaccatggaagtggaagtgaatcatagggtgggggagggggcgaaaatcctgggagccttaaagaatgtttggaagtcgagaacattatctcagaaagcaaaaatgggtatgtttgaaggaatagtggttccaacaatgttgtatggttgcgaggcgtgggctatggatagagttgtacgcaggagggtggatgtgctggaaattagatgtttgaggacaatatgtggtgtgaggtggtttgatcgagtaagtaatgtaaaggtaagagatgtgtggaaataaaaaagagtgtggttgagagagcagaagagggtgttttgaaatggtttggtcacatggagagaatgagtgaggaaagattgaccaagaggatatatgtgtcagaggtggagggaacaaggagaagtgggagaccaaattggaggtggaaagatggaatgaaaaagattttgagtgatcggggcctgaacatgcaggagggtgaagggcatgcaaggaatagagtgaattggatcgatgtggtataccggggtcgacgtgctgtcaatggattgaaccagggcatgtgaagcgtctggggtaaaccatggaaagttctgtggggcctggatgtggaaagggagctgtggtttcggtgcattattacatgacagctagagactgagtgtgaacgaatgtgccctttgttgtcttttcctagcgctacctcgcacacatgaggggggagggggttgttattccatgtgtggcaaggtggcaatgggaatgaataaaggcagacagtatgaattatgtacatgtgtatatatgtatatgtctgtatatgtatgtgtacattgagatgtataggtatgtatatttgcgtgtgtggacgtgtatgtatatacatgtgtatgtgggtgggttgggccattctttcttctgtttccttgcgctacctcgctaacgcgggagacagcgacaaagcaaaataaatataaataaatgaatgagttGTGAGTGTGGATGCATTTTATTCACCCCATTAAAGCGGCACTAAAATACCAGTATTATAAGTAAGTACAGGCCATACTGTTACTGAAATATTAAAGATTCATCCTTTTTTTACCATGTGTTAATGCAGAATCCATTTCTTTCCATGCCTTAATGAAGAAAAATGGTTGTAGGGGTTCAGAATTTTAGTGAATGAGGAGTCACAATTGTTCCAACAAGTTTTTTATGGTGTTAAATCATAGGTATAGATCATTAAGGTATAAGAGCAGTATGGATGAAGAGCATGAATATTATCAATGAAATGAATACTGAATAAAttaaagaatgattgaggagtATAGATGTTTCAGATAGGGAAAATCATTAGAAAGGTGAATGGTTGAAAGTTTTTTAAGGTGGTATAGTCAGGTAGAGCCTATGAGATAGGTAAAGTCAGAGATATGTGCTGTTATGCTTAAACATGTGAATGAAAGAAAATCCATGTAAGACCAAGTGTATGAGGTGCTGAGTCCCTGAGTTATTCCAGGAGACAGTGTCATAGGAGTCATTACAGAACATAGACAGTGATACCACTTTGCCCTCAAAGATAGAAATGTGATTAAGTACCAGCTGATGGCCCATATAATGATAAATGTGTTTAAAGTGCATTGATTAGAGTGATATATGTTCTCACTGTCATATGCATAAAACTAGGGATGcatagttatcatatatataaaactagGAATGCATAGTTATATATTTCCTGGTTATATATTTCCTGGTTTTATTCACCATATGCCCTTGCTAATGGGAATAGACTGTTTAGATTGTAGATTCTTTAGAAGTAAAACTAACCTTAGTGTCTCtagcaacataaacatatactTTTCATCTATAATCAATCCTACCTACTTCTGAAAATTTTTGGATGATTTTGTACACATCGGTAATAATGAATTGTATATTTCAGCAATTAATCGCGGTGATGTAAAGGATTCAGATATTGATTTTATCATGGACTCCATTGTTGACAACCTGTTTTCAGTTTTTGTCAATCTGGGTAAGAAATTTCATCACCTGGTATTCACATGTTTTTATGTGTAAGTTATATATCTCATGAAAAAACAGTAAAATTTGATCTCATATTTTTCCAGTTGTGATAGTTAATCTATTTTGAAATAATGTTTCTTAGCATTTGTagagttgatatgtatattgcaTTTAGAAATTGGTGAACATAATGTATTTTCTGCTAAGTCATGTTTCAGCTTTTAAATGGATTTGACAGGTCAAGTTCCAATCATACGATGTCAAAGGGGCAATGCAGCAGAGAGTGTAGGAGAACGATTGGACAAAAAACTTCGAGAAAATTTACGGGACACTCGAAATTCCTTTTTCACCGGTCTTGGCACAGATTCATTTGCAGCTGGTCAGTTAAGGTTAGATGATTTCTGAATATTAGTGAACAGTAGATCAGTCAACCACAATCACCCAAGGAAATAGTACCAAGAAAGAAGGGCTGAGTTGTGTGGGAGAAAGAAATTAACATGGCTGTTTCTTTGTTGCTCCATTTTTTTTGGaaatagtgccattgcacaaaggcaaaggtgataagagtgagtgctcaaattacagaggtataagtttgttgagtattcctggtaaattatatgggagggtattgattgagaggatgaaggcatgtacagagcatcagattggggaagagcagtgtggtttcagaagtggtagaggatgtgtggatcaggtgtttgctttgaagaatgtatgtgagaaatacttagaaaagcagatggatttgtatgtagcatttatggatctggagaaggcatatgatagagttgatagagatgctctgtggaaggtattaagaatatatggtgtgggaggcaagttgttagaagcagtgaaaagtttttatcgaggatgtaaggcatgtgtacgtgtaggaagagaggaaagtgattggttctcagtgaatgtaggtttgtggcaggggtgtgtgatgtctccatggttgtttaatttgtttatggatggggttgttagggaggtgaatgcaagagttttggaaagaggggcaagtatgaagtctgttgtggatgagagagcttgggaagtgagtcagttgttgtttgctgatagtacggcgctggtggctgattcatgtgagaaactgcagaagctggtgactgagtttggtaaagtgtgtgaaagaagaaagttaagagtaaatgtgaataagagcaaggttattaggtacagtagggttgagggtcaagtcaattgggaggtaagtttgaatggagaaaaactggaggaagtaaagtgttttagatatctgggagtggatctggcagcggatggaaccatggaagtggaagtggatcatagggtgggggagggggcgaaaatcctgggagccttgaagaatgtgtggaagtcgagaacattatctcggaaagcaaaaatgggtatgtttgaaggaattgtggttccaacaatgttgtatggttgcgaggtgtgggctatggatagagttgtgcgcaggagggtggatgtgctggaaatgagatgtttgaggacagtgtgtggcgtgaggtggtttgatcgagtaagtaacgtaagggtaagagagatgtgtggaaataaaaagagcgtggttgagagagcagaagagggtgttttgaaatggtttgggcacatggagagaatgagtgaggaaagattgaccaagaggatatatgtgtcggaggtggagggaacgaggagaagtgggagaccaaattggaggtggaaagatggaatgaaaaagattttgtgtgatcggggcctgaacatgcaggagggtgaaaggagggcaaggaatagagtgaattggatcgatgtggtataccggggttgacgtgctgtcagtggattgaatcagggcatgtgaagcgtctggggtaaaccatggaaagctgtgtaggtatgtatatttgcatgtgtggatgtgtatgtatatacatgtgtatgggggtgggttaggccatttctttcgtctgtttccttgtgctaccttgcaaacgcgggagacagcgacaaagcaaaaaaaaaaaaaaatctatattttgcTTTTATTTGGTAGTCTGTATCCAGTTTTTAGATTTGACATAGTTGTGCTTAGATTATTTTTATCCATTTCTTTATCTTGTCCTATCCTGATTTTATTGTTATCTCTCACCCTCTGCCTTACTCCAAATAGTCATTTGATATTTTCAGTTTAGCATTTTTCATAGTTTCAGGTAATATTTGTATTCAGTGAAAATAAACAGTTAGTTGCTAGCACTGACTAATCTAAGACTCTAATATTCTGTCAGGGAAATCTAGTTTTACATAAAGGCTTCAAAAGTTACTGGGTATTGACAAGAAGAATATGAATATAAGTCATTAGATAAGCTACCAAAGAAACACAGGGTGCATGATTCCATAGTACAAACTGTGAAGAAAAATGAGGTTTGTTTCAGGCAGATTTATAAGTTGCTGCTAGCTTTCAAGAAGAACAGATCCAGTAAGGCTGGAAAACTTATAGAAAAATTGCCCTCTATCTTATGGTGAATCTTGTCTTTTACTCCCACATAGCTTTACTACTATATTTATCAAAATCCAAGTCAGAGGGTTTTACTAGTGTATGTATAAGGATATCTCATgatatgtttgtttgtatttctttcatttattttgattatattttgtttTAGCAATTTGTGGTGTCCAGGAACTtgatctgttttcttttttttttctttttaatagagTATGCAGAAGTAAAATGGCAGGGATTACAGAAATGTAATCATACACACTACTTTGGGATTAGTGTATTCACATAGCAGAAATAAGTTTGTGCTATTGTTAAAGTATTTTTTCTTACAGCTTCCAGAGAcctttattggttattgttgatCGTAATGTTGACTTGGCCACCCCACTGCACCACACATGGACATATCAGGCACTTGTTCATGACGTATTGAATTTGAGCCTCAATCGGATAACAGTGACAGAACAGGATGCAGCTCACCCTACCAACAGAACCAAAACAAAAGAATATGATCTTAGCAATTTGGATGGCTTCTGGAAAGCTCACAAAGGTGATATATGTAATTAGTAAGAACCATTGTAATATTTccattatatatttacatacattcttatttttcatttgatATATCTGGTGAAAAAGTTTGATAATCTCTGTCACCCTGATGAGTGGGGTATATATCTACCTTAACATCCTTTTTAAGCCTTTTGTTTTTTTGAGCTTCAAAGAGTAGGGACtattatgaaatatatttgtgctgatctatctgtctttatctctgatgccagtcCCCTGCTGGAACTTCCTCAATGGGATACTCACAGCAATAGGGTCCAAATAACTAATGAACTTCAGTGCCGCTTCATATCTTTTAATGCCTTGCCCTCAACAggtcactggtagagggcaaaCTCTAATGAGTGTATGTAGAAGCCATTATCTAATGTTCCAAGAGACTACTTTTActtagtgttcctacctactacttctatctaatgctcctaccttctacttgtacctaatggtcctgcctaaatgttccttcctattacttttatctattgcttcAACCATTTTGCTGTAGGCACATCTGCCAGCTGCAAGTAGGCATAGCTAGTCATTGAGAAAAAGTTTGGAAAGTATCTCCTCTTGCATTTTTCCTCCTAATAcaccatcttttttttgtttttcacaggTAGTGCATTCCCAgatgtagcagcagcagtagagaagGAACTTGAGGAATACAAGAAAGCAGAGACCCACATTAAAGGCTTGAAGAATGATTTGCCAGATGAAGATGCTATTGACCTGTTGAGTGACAACACAGCAAAACTAACATCAGCAATTACATCCTTACCAGAATTGattaagaagaaagctgaaattgATAAGCACATGAGTATTGCCATGGGTTAGTGGATTGAAATTGACCTtttgatacatgtgtcagaatgCATTAGCCATTTTTCCTGGTAAGATCAAAGAGAGATTATTGAATGATAGCCATATATGTCTTACTGGAAACTTGTTgttgttttctctcttttcttacttTTATACTAATATTTTTCCTTGTTTGTATTTGAAATGAAGCCATCTCTCCTTTTATGTATTTTTAGTTCAGTTTGCTTAACACTGGGTCACTTAGATGATAGCCCAACCAGCATCTAAAATTATTTGGTAGAATTGTAGTTGAAGCCTTACTGTGGGGTTTTAGTTAAAGGATTGGAAATAGGAACAGAAACATGTGAGGAAGGTTCTGCATGCTTCATTCTTCTTttgatgaataaagaaaaatgcatGCTGGAATCTACAAAGTGAATGAGGTGGAAAAGGAATTCTATGAGCAGTGTGGTGCTGGTAGAATAGATAAGTTTACAGCCTAGAGTCCTCACCCTTATTTTTGCTTTCTTGTATGAATAGATGACTGTTTccatatgttatactgtttttTAGCTCCAAAGTAGCTGTAGTATGGTAAtgataaacagaaaataaaaaaagaaaaagaaacacctAGTGGCacaggggcaggcagtgtgataATGGTAGATTATTTGTTGTGTTTTGCAGTCATTATATGGGTAGGGTTAGGAATGGGTTCATGGTACATTGAATAGATAAAgttagagaagagaaagaagaaaaccaTGTGGCACAGGAGGAGGCAGTGTGATAAGGGTGGATTATTTATTATGTCTTGCAAACAGTCATTATATGGGTGGGGCTAGGAATGGCTTCATGGTAAAATTGAATTGATAAacagttagaaaagaaaaagaaaacataggcATAGGAGGAGGCAGTATGATAAGGGTTGATTATTTGTTGTGTCTTACAGACGGTCATTCTATGGGTTGGATTAGGGATGGGTTCATGCtaaaattgaatatatatgtctatatctttgatgtcTTGCTCCCATGATGGTAGGATCATGGCAGAAAAGTTTCTAGGCTGTCCTATCTAAAAGACATCCATCCCCTGACACCTCACTGGGTCACTTTCATTATATTCCTGTGCTTTTCCTTTCTAGGATGGTGTCTTCcccttattttatttcatttttccatgctgctgtatattttctttaccaacttatcatcatacatcctctgcacattcaacaaaccacttTAAGGTATTTTGCCTAGGCCATTTTATGACGTCAAACCTtatatctttccatctccctGATATTTCATATCTGTGCACCTTAGCATTGCATACCCCATCTCATCTACTAATGCTAGAAGCACCCCACCAGTATTTCATTTCAACAGCCTCAATCCTAACATTGTCTGCTCTGTTCTACATCATGGTTTACACCCTTAAGTAAGGATTGATAGAACTATTCTATCAGTCTCCTTTTTATACATTCATGATCACATTCATCCCTCCCATATTTCTCCCCAAGTATCTGTTTGCCTTCAGCCCTTAGACTGTTCTCTCTTGTACTTCTTCCATTATGCCATTTTGTATAGTACTAAGCCCAAATACCTAATTTCTTTAACCACTTCCAACTGTTCACCACCCATTTTAGCTTTGCATTCAGCTCCCTGTTTATGTTTATAATTTACTGTATGACAGATCTACCACATAATTATTCTTCCTTTCATAAATCATTTCTCTACCCTTACAAGCTTCTGCTTCTACTCTCAACACCCTTCTTTTCCATGCCATGCAAGACTCTTCCACTATGTTTGTAATTTGTCTCCACTTTCCACTTGCAATGCTGAATCATCTGCTTATAAGTTAGTTATCAATGACTAGGTCCTTCAATGTAACTTTAGCttgaatatctctctttctacccttgctttcatttttccctctgccccatctatacatatatgttttgaaaATATTATCACTCAGCCTAAGTACCTATACCTATCTGAAAACTCATTAAATGATCCTGTTGCATCCAACAACTTTTTGTAGTATCGGTTTTCCTCTGTGATAAGTTCTGTGGATGCATAATCAATATTGATTTGTGTCATACTGCTCACAAAGCCACATTGGTATGAAGATTCAATAAACTGACCCAGTTTTTAAGGCTTTTCAGTGGAGCCAATGTCCAGCCAACTTATAGCAGAACCACATGGCAAAATCATTGATTGAAGCAGCTTATATGGAAAGTATATATGCCTCCCAATACTTCAGAGctacttttctctttccttaacaGCCCTGCTGAACAGTATCAAATCTAGAAAGCTAGATGTTTTCTTTGAGATGGAGGAGAAGATAATGGGTCGGAACACTTTGGAGAGACCTATACTAGAGGTAAATTACTATATTATATATCAACTGTTATGAGTGTAACATTTACAGGGACTTAGGAGAACAAGTATTGTTTTCTTCCTTGCTCCATTTTAGTCATTTGATGAAATTTTTACAATTATAATTGGAAATGTAAGTCTAAAAGGCTTGTACATTTGTCAGTCATATCAATTAGTTCTTATTCATTTTATCTTTTGCCGGACCTCAACCCTGACTCTACTTGTAAGATTATTGTCAAAACCCAAAATTAATTAGGATTTAGAAAATATAACATTTTCTAAAATCAGATTTatacctagggataggggagaaagaatgctacccaAGTATTCCTTGTGGGTCTTAGAAGTtcactaaaaggggtgggagtgggatgctggaaaccctcccctactgttttacttttcaaaagaaggaacagagtagggggccaagtgaggattttgtcctctaaggctcagtcatctgttcttgacgctacctcactagtgcaggaaatgtcagatatgtataaaaagaaaatcagattCATGTCTTGGCATATCCTATCCAAACAAAGCTGATATCACAGTTCGCAATCCCATGTAATGGTAATATAGAGGTCATGGGTTAGTGGTCAGGGGACATATGAATTGTCAGAAATTGAAAATAGTGAACTCCTATTTATAGTGGCACAAGGCGTACAGCATAATATGAATATGTTTATTGGTAGGAGATTCCCTTGTGAATTATCATAATGACTTATCACAGTCTGTATGGAATGTGAATACTTGTAGATATGGCAGTCTTGATATACTCTTGAATTAAACTTTTTTCATGAGGAATTACTTTATTTGATATGTCACATGAAATAGGTAATCTTGCAGTGTTTGTTAGATGGAATGTTAATGATTTGTTTAAAGATGGTTGTTATGATTCTTGTAGTAATTAGATTTCTTTATGCTCACAGATAATCAAGGACCCAGACTGTGGTAATCCAATGGATAAACTTCGAATCTTTATGATAATGTACTTGTGCTCCACAAACATGACAGAGGTAGAGTTTGATGATTATACCACAGCGCTAACTGAAGCTGGTGCTGACACAAAGGCACTCCTCTACATGAAGAGATGGAAATCATTAATGAAGgtatccttttttttaatttctgtaTCCCAAAGATAGTTGAGATGTGGTAAAGGAATATGTTTATTGAAAAGAGTTTTTTAGAGAAATGTAGTAACCATGATATTAGCAGATTCTATGGAGGACTGTACTTtgaattgtaaaatgataaatcatATTTTGCAAAATTGAtcagttgtttgatttatttatttacagtTATCTGCTCATATACATCATGTAAAATATGAcactgtaagagagaggtgtggtagtaatcACAGTATGAATGTGAATCAGAGTTAAAAAGGATGTCCCaaaatagtctggacatatggTGTGGATGAAAGACAAAAggattaatcaagatgatgtacaTGTCAGAATTAGAGGTAGCAAGGgggaagcctctgcaaacacttaaGTAGGCTTGTCCTCTGCCATTGGCTTGTTAAGAGtaaggcactaaagactaagaagcagtGCTGAAATTAACAATTTGTGGAGAGCCTACTGTCATGGCCactcccttaagggagttccaggagagagcaggcatcagagatatagatagatagatggaatggggaaggggagaccaagaaggagatagtaggctggagtgaaaaaggcttTTAGTTATTTAGGCCAAAACTTGTAGGaaagtgagaggtgtgcatgggatagagagaattggagcaacATGGTGTATAGGGGGTGACATGCTGAACCAAAGCTTATGAAACTGTCTTTGGAAGCATGGGAAGGATATATGGGGATTCGCTAAGGGATaaggggctttggtttcagtgcattatacataatagcAAAATAGCAAGagtggtgctatcttgctaatgctggaaatgggaACCAAATATTGAAAAAAGCAAATTGTTACTTCGTTATTGGAAAATCTTTATTAAAATTTTGCATATCAACAGATGactgctggtgctgggatgtcAGAGTACACAGGTGGAGTTGCCAAGACAGTTTCCATGTTTTCCAAGCTGATGAATCAAGGTTCTGCACTTGTTGTGGAGGGTGTCAACTTTGTTCTTAAGGAAAATGTAAGTGGTTTCAGATAGAAtacatgaaatttttttatttatccagagttgggattttttttttttttttttttgtattttccaaaCAGTATTTCACTCCAAACATATTTTACTCCAAATGCTGTGCTGCACTGCAGGTAACACAAGTATTCCTTGGAACACCCTTCTATTTTATGGTAACGaatttagaaaggtaaaatagaTGGATAATACATCAGTTCCCATTTGAAATTCTGTAATTTTTTGGTTTAGAAGTACATAACTATTGAAATCTGTCAACTTTGGCAATTTTTTCTGtggggtagagatgctgtttcgtgtgtggcggggtagcaacagggaatggatgaaggcaagcaattatttatatgtacatgtgtatatatgtttatgtctgtatatgtgtatgtatattccctggggataggggagaaagaatacttcccacgtagtccctgcgtgtcgtagaaggcgactaaaagggaagggagcggggggctggaaatcctcccctctcgttttttttttttattttccaaaagaaggaacagagaagagggccaggtgaggatattccctcaaa
The nucleotide sequence above comes from Panulirus ornatus isolate Po-2019 chromosome 68, ASM3632096v1, whole genome shotgun sequence. Encoded proteins:
- the Slh gene encoding sec1 family domain-containing protein 1 isoform X4, whose amino-acid sequence is MSPASETYQTASLRRMINLNSGVGNTTVGSETTFSVLIYDKHGQDIISPLLSVKDLREMGITLHMLLHCERGEVPDVPAIYFCQPTEENLIRIGQDFSDGLYSSYYLNFISPISRQKMEDLALAALQAGCQANIKKVYDQYVNFISLEDDMFTMKHQGSDSLSYYAINRGDVKDSDIDFIMDSIVDNLFSVFVNLGQVPIIRCQRGNAAESVGERLDKKLRENLRDTRNSFFTGLGTDSFAAGQLSFQRPLLVIVDRNVDLATPLHHTWTYQALVHDVLNLSLNRITVTEQDAAHPTNRTKTKEYDLSNLDGFWKAHKGSAFPDVAAAVEKELEEYKKAETHIKGLKNDLPDEDAIDLLSDNTAKLTSAITSLPELIKKKAEIDKHMSIAMALLNSIKSRKLDVFFEMEEKIMGRNTLERPILEIIKDPDCGNPMDKLRIFMIMYLCSTNMTEVEFDDYTTALTEAGADTKALLYMKRWKSLMKMTAGAGMSEYTGGVAKTVSMFSKLMNQGSALVVEGVNFVLKENKLPITRIVDHLMELKNSEEEKEYRYFDPKLLRPGDGMAATPRTRTPFQDAVVFVVGGGNYMEYSNLVSYAKKKAGTSNKRIIYGCTDVINSEQFLNQLTRLGNDMS
- the Slh gene encoding sec1 family domain-containing protein 1 isoform X2 — encoded protein: MTDWVMHNIYRIEASLRRMINLNSGVGNTTVGSETTFSVLIYDKHGQDIISPLLSVKDLREMGITLHMLLHCERGEVPDVPAIYFCQPTEENLIRIGQDFSDGLYSSYYLNFISPISRQKMEDLALAALQAGCQANIKKVYDQYVNFISLEDDMFTMKHQGSDSLSYYAINRGDVKDSDIDFIMDSIVDNLFSVFVNLGQVPIIRCQRGNAAESVGERLDKKLRENLRDTRNSFFTGLGTDSFAAGQLSFQRPLLVIVDRNVDLATPLHHTWTYQALVHDVLNLSLNRITVTEQDAAHPTNRTKTKEYDLSNLDGFWKAHKGSAFPDVAAAVEKELEEYKKAETHIKGLKNDLPDEDAIDLLSDNTAKLTSAITSLPELIKKKAEIDKHMSIAMALLNSIKSRKLDVFFEMEEKIMGRNTLERPILEIIKDPDCGNPMDKLRIFMIMYLCSTNMTEVEFDDYTTALTEAGADTKALLYMKRWKSLMKMTAGAGMSEYTGGVAKTVSMFSKLMNQGSALVVEGVNFVLKENKLPITRIVDHLMELKNSEEEKEYRYFDPKLLRPGDGMAATPRTRTPFQDAVVFVVGGGNYMEYSNLVSYAKKKAGTSNKRIIYGCTDVINSEQFLNQLTRLGNDMS
- the Slh gene encoding sec1 family domain-containing protein 1 isoform X1, producing MTSEIMTSEHTHTFGKVGPQLLEYERSIVHSPKTSLRRMINLNSGVGNTTVGSETTFSVLIYDKHGQDIISPLLSVKDLREMGITLHMLLHCERGEVPDVPAIYFCQPTEENLIRIGQDFSDGLYSSYYLNFISPISRQKMEDLALAALQAGCQANIKKVYDQYVNFISLEDDMFTMKHQGSDSLSYYAINRGDVKDSDIDFIMDSIVDNLFSVFVNLGQVPIIRCQRGNAAESVGERLDKKLRENLRDTRNSFFTGLGTDSFAAGQLSFQRPLLVIVDRNVDLATPLHHTWTYQALVHDVLNLSLNRITVTEQDAAHPTNRTKTKEYDLSNLDGFWKAHKGSAFPDVAAAVEKELEEYKKAETHIKGLKNDLPDEDAIDLLSDNTAKLTSAITSLPELIKKKAEIDKHMSIAMALLNSIKSRKLDVFFEMEEKIMGRNTLERPILEIIKDPDCGNPMDKLRIFMIMYLCSTNMTEVEFDDYTTALTEAGADTKALLYMKRWKSLMKMTAGAGMSEYTGGVAKTVSMFSKLMNQGSALVVEGVNFVLKENKLPITRIVDHLMELKNSEEEKEYRYFDPKLLRPGDGMAATPRTRTPFQDAVVFVVGGGNYMEYSNLVSYAKKKAGTSNKRIIYGCTDVINSEQFLNQLTRLGNDMS
- the Slh gene encoding sec1 family domain-containing protein 1 isoform X3, translated to MAVSLREKQIASLRRMINLNSGVGNTTVGSETTFSVLIYDKHGQDIISPLLSVKDLREMGITLHMLLHCERGEVPDVPAIYFCQPTEENLIRIGQDFSDGLYSSYYLNFISPISRQKMEDLALAALQAGCQANIKKVYDQYVNFISLEDDMFTMKHQGSDSLSYYAINRGDVKDSDIDFIMDSIVDNLFSVFVNLGQVPIIRCQRGNAAESVGERLDKKLRENLRDTRNSFFTGLGTDSFAAGQLSFQRPLLVIVDRNVDLATPLHHTWTYQALVHDVLNLSLNRITVTEQDAAHPTNRTKTKEYDLSNLDGFWKAHKGSAFPDVAAAVEKELEEYKKAETHIKGLKNDLPDEDAIDLLSDNTAKLTSAITSLPELIKKKAEIDKHMSIAMALLNSIKSRKLDVFFEMEEKIMGRNTLERPILEIIKDPDCGNPMDKLRIFMIMYLCSTNMTEVEFDDYTTALTEAGADTKALLYMKRWKSLMKMTAGAGMSEYTGGVAKTVSMFSKLMNQGSALVVEGVNFVLKENKLPITRIVDHLMELKNSEEEKEYRYFDPKLLRPGDGMAATPRTRTPFQDAVVFVVGGGNYMEYSNLVSYAKKKAGTSNKRIIYGCTDVINSEQFLNQLTRLGNDMS